The Chelonia mydas isolate rCheMyd1 chromosome 3, rCheMyd1.pri.v2, whole genome shotgun sequence genome includes a region encoding these proteins:
- the TFB2M gene encoding dimethyladenosine transferase 2, mitochondrial: MLVALPAPGPSGRRSVLAVLGAAAAALRPLLCGLPGCRAPRRGLGQESRQHPDSRLQLRLPEAAEAARLVLERARPSPPLRRFIACPDLARAVRASLECGPARGPEPVVLECEPGPGVLTRTLLNAGARVVALESDKAFLPDLQSLENSLHGQLEVVYCDFFRLDPLGCGAMKPPAMYSEKLFENLGILAVPWTADVPVKIIGFLPQKKERNTLWKLIFVMYERSSIYRYGRIELNMFVSEKEYKVLTAKPGELRSYQALSVLWQTACEIKLLHMEPWSSFLTNSKTRGLAIPKSMLLPNDHLCLVRMTPRRNLFTGGMTTTNSSTFILMIKQCLAKRKSKLIDRLNSWSPDSGSKLLRELEIPENIITGNLYPEEYRRLFEAMERSKEFSQSWLYDEVLENTRNINF; this comes from the exons ATGCTGGTCGCGTTGCCGGCCCCGGGGCCCAGCGGGCGGCGCTCAGTGCTGGCGGTTCTGGGGGCCGCGGCCGCCGCGCTCAGGCCCTTGCTGTGCGGCCTCCCCGGCTGCCGGGCTCCGCGGCGCGGCCTGGGGCAGGAGTCGCGGCAGCACCCGGACTCCCGGCTCCAGCTGCGGCTCCCGGAGGCGGCCGAGGCGGCGCGGCTGGTCCTGGAGAGGGCGCGGCCCTCCCCCCCGCTGCGCAGGTTCATCGCCTGCCCCGACCTGGCCCGCGCCGTGCGCGCCAGCCTGGAGTGTGGCCCGGCCCGTGGCCCCGAGCCCGTCGTTCTGGAGTGCGAGCCGG GTCCTGGAGTCTTGACCCGGACGCTACTCAATGCAGGTGCCCGAGTGGTAGCTCTGGAGAGTGACAAAGCTTTTCTTCCAGATTTACAG TCTCTGGAGAACAGCCTACATGGACAATTAGAAGTTGTTTATTGTGACTTCTTCAGATTGGACCCTTTGGGCTGTGGAGCTATGAAACCACCTGCTATGTACTCtgagaaactttttgaaaatttgggcatCTTGGCAGTTCCTTGGACAGCAG ATGTTCCTGTAAAAATTATTGGATTCCTTCcccaaaaaaaggaaagaaacactCTTTGGAAGCTTATCTTTGTCATGTATGAACGCAGTTCCATATACAGATATGGAAGAATAGAACTGAACATGTTTGTTAGTGAAAAAGAGTACAAG GTATTGACTGCAAAACCTGGTGAACTAAGGAGTTATCAAGCATTAAGTGTGCTATGGCAAACAGCCTGTGAAATTAAGCTTCTGCATATG gaaCCTTGGTCTTCATTTTTGACTAATTCAAAAACCAGGGGACTTGCAATACCAAAGAGCATG CTGCTGCCAAACGACCACTTATGTTTAGTACGAATGACACCACGGAGGAATTTATTTACAGGTGGCATGACAACCACAAATTCATCTACCTTTATTCTTATGATAAAACAGTGTCTTGCTAAACGCAAGTCTAAACTAATTGATAGACTTAA CTCATGGAGTCCAGACAGTGGGAGTAAACTGTTAAGGGAGCTAGAAATACCGGAAAACATTATAACAGGCAATTTGTACCCAGAAGAGTACAGACGCCTTTTTGAAGCTATGGAACGCTCTAAAGAATTTAGTCAAAGCTGGCTCTATGATGAAGTCTTGGAAAATACCAGGAACATAAATTTCTAA